A genomic segment from Streptomyces sp. NBC_01233 encodes:
- a CDS encoding DUF4360 domain-containing protein, translating to MIKSLRTGFTAAAVTATLVTLTPTAGASPSAPTDEVTVDVASVNGSGCRPGSAAVAVAPDNSAFTVTYSEYLAQAGGGAPATEGRKNCLLSLQVHVPQGYTYAVAQVDYRGFGSLQEGAIGTQKASYYFQGMSQTAQRTHKFNGHYDDNWQATDTTGIEALVFAPCGEQRNFNINTELRAEVGTSDPSQTSFMALDSTDGSINSIYHFSWKQCPVRR from the coding sequence GTGATCAAGTCGCTCCGTACCGGATTCACCGCAGCCGCCGTGACCGCAACGCTCGTCACGCTCACCCCCACGGCCGGGGCCTCCCCCTCGGCGCCCACCGACGAGGTGACCGTGGACGTCGCCTCCGTCAACGGATCGGGCTGCCGACCAGGCAGCGCGGCCGTCGCCGTGGCGCCGGACAACTCGGCCTTCACCGTCACCTACAGCGAGTACCTGGCCCAGGCCGGCGGTGGCGCCCCCGCCACCGAAGGCCGCAAGAACTGTCTCCTCTCCCTCCAGGTGCACGTCCCCCAGGGCTACACCTACGCCGTGGCCCAGGTCGATTACCGGGGCTTCGGCAGCCTGCAGGAAGGCGCGATCGGCACCCAGAAGGCCAGCTACTACTTCCAGGGCATGAGCCAGACCGCCCAGCGCACCCACAAGTTCAACGGCCACTACGACGACAACTGGCAGGCGACCGACACCACGGGCATCGAAGCCCTGGTCTTCGCACCCTGCGGCGAGCAGCGCAACTTCAACATCAACACCGAACTGCGCGCAGAGGTGGGCACCTCCGACCCGTCGCAGACCAGCTTCATGGCCCTCGACTCGACGGACGGCAGCATCAACAGCATCTACCACTTCTCGTGGAAGCAGTGCCCCGTGCGCCGCTGA
- a CDS encoding LacI family DNA-binding transcriptional regulator codes for MSEPRPGNRPTLEAVAALAGVSRATASRVVNGGDGVRPHLADKVREAIRDLGYVPNHAARTLVTRRTGAVAVIIAEPEVRIFSDPFFSRQIRGISKELTAHDAQLVLMLVEDRGDYDRIERYLAGGHVDGALAFSLHTDDPLPAITRRIGMPTVYGGRPGWTAGSGEQDGVAYVDADNRGGARDAVRHLLALGRQRIAHIAGPLDQTSAADRLSGYRDVLPADGPELFAEGDFTVAGGARAMAELLDRDPGIDAVFAGNDLMATGALQVLRERGRTVPGDVALVGFDDAEPVAESADPPLTTVRQDVEGMGRLMAGLLMRTLNGGPDERTVPGPVITATTLVRRVSA; via the coding sequence GTGTCGGAACCGCGTCCCGGGAACCGCCCCACCCTGGAGGCCGTCGCGGCGCTCGCCGGGGTGTCCCGGGCCACCGCCTCCCGCGTGGTCAACGGCGGCGACGGCGTCCGTCCGCACCTGGCGGACAAGGTGCGCGAGGCGATCCGGGACCTGGGGTACGTCCCCAACCACGCGGCCCGCACCCTGGTCACCCGGCGCACCGGCGCGGTCGCCGTGATCATCGCCGAGCCGGAGGTCCGGATATTCTCGGACCCCTTCTTCTCCCGCCAGATCCGCGGCATCAGCAAGGAGTTGACCGCGCACGACGCCCAACTCGTCCTGATGCTGGTGGAGGACCGGGGCGACTACGACCGGATCGAGCGCTACCTCGCCGGCGGCCACGTCGACGGGGCGCTCGCGTTCTCCCTGCACACCGACGATCCGCTGCCCGCCATCACCCGCCGCATCGGCATGCCCACGGTCTACGGCGGCCGCCCCGGCTGGACCGCCGGGTCCGGTGAGCAGGACGGGGTGGCGTACGTCGACGCGGACAACCGCGGCGGCGCCCGGGACGCCGTGCGCCACCTGCTGGCGCTCGGCCGGCAGCGGATCGCGCACATCGCCGGCCCGCTCGACCAGACCTCGGCGGCGGACCGCCTCAGCGGCTACCGGGACGTGCTCCCGGCCGACGGCCCCGAACTGTTCGCCGAGGGGGACTTCACCGTGGCGGGAGGGGCGCGGGCGATGGCCGAACTGCTGGACCGGGACCCCGGGATCGACGCCGTCTTCGCCGGGAACGACCTGATGGCGACCGGCGCCCTGCAGGTACTGCGGGAGCGTGGCCGGACGGTTCCGGGGGACGTTGCGCTCGTGGGCTTCGACGACGCCGAGCCGGTGGCGGAGAGCGCCGACCCTCCGCTGACGACCGTGCGGCAGGACGTCGAGGGCATGGGGCGCCTGATGGCGGGGCTGCTGATGCGCACGCTGAACGGGGGTCCGGACGAGCGGACCGTGCCCGGTCCGGTGATCACCGCGACGACCCTGGTCCGGCGCGTGTCGGCCTGA